In Candidatus Hinthialibacter antarcticus, a genomic segment contains:
- a CDS encoding glycosyltransferase family 39 protein: MTNIPSARRRIVFAFFGATLSVYLLFLPGHFLTTPDEQINLRTTLSLLEGQRGAIPAFPAGFASKRGIDGKEYAQYGLGLPVAAASWMALGRMLYPGEELDFAAWMQQPPGTMEDQIPDIVDPDGYFFLKIWASVFTILISALTVVVLVDLLLLVGVQTQWTIICGLLYAFGTYQWQHGRTFFTEPLTALCLLAAFWALFQARQNGLWKWYLLAGFCWAYGVFTRPDTLVTGLAALWLLLIDPDKKESPIQIDWTRIIAFAAPWAVFGLVVLLYNQYRFDSFFSTGYEDQSEGVHFTTPVLVGLHGFFFTPGRSLFLYSPPLLFALFGLVPFWKRDRWLAGGVYLLVGSYLVVMSMWQNWAGGFDWGPRHIFQITPFVMLIGAAGLNDGAWFNTKWKSAALIALGAFAVVIQLLGIAIDPVETIRTFLMRYPEIQVAPGMPLASMLLQFNVYLPQFSSPVLHWNAIWNGQASSLWPIILQNELYMAACIRAAFVAVAALLIAGILAFRANRKNA, translated from the coding sequence ATGACGAATATCCCATCGGCGCGGCGACGGATTGTCTTTGCTTTTTTTGGCGCGACGCTGAGCGTTTATTTACTGTTTCTGCCGGGGCATTTTCTGACCACGCCGGACGAACAGATCAACCTGCGTACAACGCTTTCGCTGCTAGAGGGCCAGCGCGGCGCGATCCCCGCGTTTCCGGCGGGGTTCGCAAGCAAGAGAGGCATCGACGGCAAAGAGTACGCCCAATACGGCCTCGGGTTGCCCGTCGCCGCCGCGTCTTGGATGGCGCTGGGACGAATGCTCTACCCCGGCGAAGAACTCGACTTCGCCGCTTGGATGCAGCAGCCTCCCGGAACAATGGAAGACCAGATTCCAGACATTGTAGACCCCGACGGCTATTTCTTTCTGAAAATCTGGGCGAGTGTGTTTACCATCCTCATTTCTGCGCTGACGGTCGTGGTGTTGGTCGATTTATTATTATTGGTGGGCGTTCAAACCCAGTGGACAATCATTTGCGGATTATTGTACGCCTTTGGTACCTACCAATGGCAGCATGGACGCACGTTTTTCACCGAACCGCTGACGGCGCTGTGTCTGCTCGCTGCATTTTGGGCGCTGTTCCAGGCGCGACAAAACGGCCTGTGGAAGTGGTACCTGCTCGCCGGGTTTTGTTGGGCGTACGGCGTCTTCACCCGGCCCGACACCCTGGTCACCGGGCTGGCTGCGCTGTGGTTGCTGCTGATTGATCCTGATAAAAAAGAGTCGCCCATTCAAATCGACTGGACGCGCATTATCGCCTTCGCGGCGCCGTGGGCTGTGTTTGGCCTCGTGGTTCTTCTCTATAATCAATACCGCTTTGATTCATTTTTCTCGACGGGCTACGAAGACCAGAGCGAAGGCGTGCATTTCACGACTCCAGTATTGGTGGGGCTGCACGGGTTTTTCTTCACGCCGGGGCGCAGTTTGTTTCTCTACTCGCCGCCGCTGTTGTTCGCATTGTTTGGCCTAGTCCCGTTTTGGAAGCGCGACCGCTGGCTAGCGGGCGGCGTGTATCTACTGGTCGGAAGTTATCTCGTTGTCATGTCGATGTGGCAAAACTGGGCGGGCGGTTTTGATTGGGGGCCGAGGCATATCTTTCAGATCACGCCCTTTGTGATGTTGATCGGCGCAGCGGGGCTGAATGACGGCGCCTGGTTCAATACTAAATGGAAATCCGCCGCACTGATCGCGCTGGGCGCGTTTGCGGTTGTAATCCAACTGCTCGGCATCGCGATTGACCCGGTTGAAACGATCCGTACGTTTTTGATGCGCTATCCAGAAATCCAGGTCGCGCCAGGCATGCCGCTGGCCTCGATGCTGCTGCAATTCAACGTCTACCTGCCCCAGTTCTCATCGCCGGTCTTGCACTGGAACGCCATCTGGAACGGGCAAGCCTCTTCGCTGTGGCCGATTATTCTTCAGAACGAATTGTATATGGCCGCCTGTATCCGCGCGGCGTTTGTTGCTGTTGCCGCGCTACTCATTGCTGGTATTTTGGCATTCAGGGCCAACCGCAAAAACGCATGA
- a CDS encoding YebC/PmpR family DNA-binding transcriptional regulator gives MSGHSKWSTIKHKKAKLDAARGKVFTKIIRELTTAARIGGGDLSSNPRLRTAVDAARSANMPKDNIDKAIKKGTGELPGVTYDEMTYEGYGPGGVAVFLEVLTDNKNRITAELRHMFSKFGGNLGESGSVAWIFERKGQVILEAEEGQTLNEDEIMETAIDAGAEDVEFDDGYCTVSTSVEDFNAVSEALREKGFNVTEANLTRIPSTTVALEGKNANTMLKLMDHLEDNDDLQNVYANFDIPEEIMAAMEA, from the coding sequence ATGTCCGGCCATTCTAAATGGAGCACGATTAAACACAAGAAAGCCAAACTCGACGCTGCGCGGGGCAAGGTTTTTACCAAGATTATTCGCGAGTTGACCACCGCAGCGCGCATCGGCGGCGGCGACCTTTCCAGCAACCCGCGCCTACGCACCGCCGTTGACGCCGCCCGCAGCGCCAACATGCCCAAAGACAATATTGATAAAGCCATCAAAAAAGGTACGGGCGAACTGCCCGGCGTTACCTATGATGAAATGACCTACGAAGGCTACGGCCCTGGCGGCGTGGCGGTCTTTCTTGAAGTATTGACCGATAACAAAAACCGCATCACGGCGGAACTGCGCCACATGTTTAGTAAATTCGGCGGCAACCTGGGCGAATCGGGCAGCGTCGCTTGGATCTTTGAGCGCAAAGGCCAAGTCATTCTAGAAGCGGAAGAAGGCCAGACGCTCAACGAAGATGAGATCATGGAAACCGCCATCGACGCCGGCGCCGAAGACGTTGAATTTGATGACGGCTACTGCACTGTCTCCACTAGCGTTGAAGACTTCAACGCTGTCTCGGAAGCGCTTCGTGAAAAAGGCTTCAACGTGACCGAAGCCAATCTGACCCGCATCCCCAGCACTACGGTTGCGCTCGAAGGCAAAAACGCTAACACCATGTTGAAGCTGATGGACCATCTCGAAGATAACGACGACTTGCAAAACGTCTACGCAAACTTCGATATCCCCGAAGAAATCATGGCGGCGATGGAAGCCTAA
- the ruvC gene encoding crossover junction endodeoxyribonuclease RuvC, giving the protein MITVPPLRILGIDPGLRFTGFGVVDAVNRQAKLVEYGVITTTSDAPLPERLKIIHDGVAAVIEKHQPDRMVFEKLVYCKNVSIALLLGQARAAAILAGAQQAMPMDEYSPAEIKQAVVGKGRASKEQVQKMVRLLLSLAETPEPDHAADALAAALTYIHSKPVHDLLQRARK; this is encoded by the coding sequence ATGATAACAGTCCCTCCCTTACGAATTTTAGGCATTGACCCTGGCTTGCGGTTTACCGGCTTTGGGGTTGTTGACGCGGTCAATCGGCAGGCGAAGTTAGTTGAATACGGCGTCATCACGACAACATCCGATGCGCCGCTGCCGGAACGCCTCAAAATCATCCATGACGGCGTCGCGGCGGTGATAGAAAAGCATCAGCCCGACCGCATGGTGTTCGAGAAGCTGGTGTATTGCAAAAATGTGTCCATCGCGCTGCTATTGGGGCAGGCGCGGGCGGCGGCGATCCTCGCGGGGGCGCAACAGGCGATGCCGATGGATGAATACAGCCCGGCGGAAATCAAACAGGCCGTGGTCGGCAAGGGCCGTGCTTCCAAAGAACAAGTACAAAAAATGGTGCGGCTGCTGCTGTCGCTCGCTGAAACGCCGGAGCCGGACCACGCAGCGGATGCGTTGGCGGCGGCGCTGACCTATATTCACTCCAAACCCGTTCACGACCTCTTGCAGCGGGCGCGCAAATAA